From Qipengyuania psychrotolerans:
CTCATCAAAGGCAGTCTGGCCTTTGGCCTTCTTTCGGGAACGGTGCTCGGCACCACGAAGACTTTGTCGCACTTGAACAGCGACGGAGATATTACTGCTGAGCTTCGCAATAGCGGACCCGGCGAAGTCATCCGTATTAAACGCGGCGTATGGACGGTCAGCGAACCCATCAAGGTCGCAGCCAAGGTCATCTTTGAAGGCGGCGTCATAGTACCTGCTACCGGATCCGTGGTCGAGTTCGAGCAAGATATCCAGACTACTTCGCCCGGCCCCTTGTTCAACCTCCGGAACGTTCAATGGTCGAAAGGCTTGCCTCGAAGCTCAGCGCGGAAGCGAGGCAGTTTCCTGTGGCAAACTTACGGCGGTATCCGCCTGCCAGGCATCGCCAAGGCAAGTTGGTTCGGTGCTCTTGAGCAACCTGGTCACGATAACACACTAGCGCTTCAGGCCATGCTGGATAGCGAAGCTAAAATCGCGGTTCTTGATGGATTTTTCGAACACACGGCAAATTGGGTAGCTAGCGGCCAGACACTCCGAGGAGATGCCGACTTAGGCCAGGGAGCTCGCGTCGGCCTCAAGACGATGATCCATGGCGAAAGCTTTGCCGATCTACTAGCGAATAGTGCGCCTCGCTCTCCGGCGGAGCAGGCCTTCCGCGGGCTTTCTACACGTTCAGGCGCGGAAGATATCGTCTTTTCCGATTTTGAATATGACGGTTCTGCCAGAGAGCATTTCGATCACCGCGACGGATATCGTAATTATCTCTCCGACACCGGCGGCAAGGCCGCCGGAAAGAAGTCGTTCCGCCGTCACTTGTTGCGGCAGGGCGGCATAAACATTGGTGAGATGGAGGAAGACGAAGGCTACCGTGCGCCGAGCAGCACGCTAATTGAAAGGATGCACATCCACAACACGGTCCGCAGCGGAATCGTGGCCAATCGCGCTCCCAAGGTAACCATTCGTGATTGCCGAATTGCCGACAGCGATACGGACCACCTAATCTACGCAGATCGCAACCCGGATATACTCGTACAAAACACGCATCTATCGGGTTACGCACATGATGCGATGGTGGTGATATCCTGCGGAATGATCCGCGATTGCCGAGTTACCGATCTCGCTCCTAATCCAATCGACGGACTTGATACACAGTCGGTGCTATGGCTGAGGAGCGATCTGGATCAACCAACCTTGATCGAACGCCTCGAAATCACGGGTGATCTCTCTACCCTTTACAAGGGGAA
This genomic window contains:
- a CDS encoding right-handed parallel beta-helix repeat-containing protein, giving the protein MTINLQWRHMASSYEPQMPLVVGWGSSKSVGVLPIDRRNLIKGSLAFGLLSGTVLGTTKTLSHLNSDGDITAELRNSGPGEVIRIKRGVWTVSEPIKVAAKVIFEGGVIVPATGSVVEFEQDIQTTSPGPLFNLRNVQWSKGLPRSSARKRGSFLWQTYGGIRLPGIAKASWFGALEQPGHDNTLALQAMLDSEAKIAVLDGFFEHTANWVASGQTLRGDADLGQGARVGLKTMIHGESFADLLANSAPRSPAEQAFRGLSTRSGAEDIVFSDFEYDGSAREHFDHRDGYRNYLSDTGGKAAGKKSFRRHLLRQGGINIGEMEEDEGYRAPSSTLIERMHIHNTVRSGIVANRAPKVTIRDCRIADSDTDHLIYADRNPDILVQNTHLSGYAHDAMVVISCGMIRDCRVTDLAPNPIDGLDTQSVLWLRSDLDQPTLIERLEITGDLSTLYKGNNPSQIVHVTGERSAYFGDISVTHQGPRFANTTVFGAKFASSRIVIERLTASAMPEGAMLWKSDKKVSDLSIRDITWSFDDEIADAAALMQFGTLSNANFDNFRLINGKVDALVEVRRKARGVNFQDIEGSDRINVLLTEEVGFLS